CAAAACCGCCGAAGGTCAGGAAATAAAACACGGATAAGTACCAGGTCGATTTATACTTCACGACGGAGAGCGACTGCTTAAACGTCTTCGCTTGAGCCGGTTTCGGCAAATCCGTCGTTCCGAGCCAAAATACGGCCGCCATCGCGACAATCATGATCGAGTAAGCGTAAAATACCGTGCTCAGGCCATATTCGCCGAGCACCACCGGAACGAGATAACTGGAAGCGGCAACGCCCAAATTCCCAAGCCCGGCCAAACCAAGGATAAAGCCCTGTTTCTCGGGGGGATACCATTTTGAAATGTACGTGAGAGAAATCGAGAAGGTCGATCCCGCCATGCCGGTCAAAAAAGCGCAGAGCAGCAGCATGCCGAAGGAATCGGCCCTGACGGCCAGCAGCATGGGCAAAACGAGGAACAGCATCGTCAGCGCAAACACTTTCCTGCCGCCAAACCGATCCGTGTAAATGCCCATCGGAATCCGCATCACCGATCCGAGCAGCACCGGCGTGGCGATCAGGACGCTTTTCTGAATCGTGCTTAATTGAAAAAGCTCCTGCAGCGGGCCGGCAATCGGAGAAAACACATTCCATATCATGAACGAAGCGGTCATCGCGACGGTGGAGAGCGAAAGCGCCATTGCAGACCTCATTTTGACCAATCCTCCATATTGTTTATTACATATAATGTTATATAAATGATAGTTTCAGTTTAAAAATCGGATCGATTGTGTAATATTTAATTACACCATATCAATTTAACCGAATCCTTCACCATATTCAATACCGGGCACGTTATTTTTAGAAAATATATATATTTGTCCTTTAATATACGAACATTAAAATAATTTACACTTATTATAATTCGGTTTTGGTTGAATTTGTTATTCGGCTTTCCACATTAACTTAACGATGTTCACATCGTGACCGCAGTATATTTCGCCATATTTGTGTCATGTTTTATCCCATATACCATTTCCGCCCAAAACAAAAAAGGCGCCGCTTTTCAAAACAAAAGCGGCACCTTTTTTGTGCATGATGCATCCCCCATAACGGGGAGATTGATCTATTTACTTTTTCCGATTCGGGTTAGCGGACTTCGGGTCTTCATCCAGCTCGGCTTCGATGCGGGAGTGCTTCGAAGACTCGTTCATCCTCCAGTACACGATGAAGCTTACGGCGATACATGCGGCTACGTAGTAATAAAAGAGCTGCTCGGAGCCGATGCTCTTAAACCATAACGCGATGTACTCCGCGGTCCCGCCGAATATGGCCACGGTCACTCCGTACGGGAAACCTACGCCGAGGGCGCGGACTTTCGTCGGGAACAGCTCCGCTTTCACGATTGCGTTAATGGAAGTATAGCCGGATACGATGACAAGGCCTATCATCATAAGCAGGAACGCGCCGACCGGATTTTTCGCCTGCTCCAGAATCAGGAACAGCGGCACGGTAAGCAGAGTTCCGAGAACACCGAAGCCGATCAGCAGCGGACGCCGTCCCACCCGGTCGGACAGCATGCCGACGAGAGGCTGAAGAATCGTAAAGACCAGCAGAGCGGCGAAGTTGATCCAACTCACGACCTCCTTGGGAAGCCCTGTCGTGTTCACCATGAACTTCTGCAAATACGTAGTGTACGTGTAAAAGGCGACGGTTCCTCCCAGCGTCAGGCCGACTACGGTCAGCACCGCTTTCGGATGCTTCATCAGGGCCCGCATCGTTCCCGCTTCGGACCGGCTGGCGGAATTCATTTTCGCATACTGCTCCGATTCGTCCATCGAGCGTCGCAGCCACAATACGGCAAGCGCCCCCAGCGCCCCGATGACAAACGGAATGCGCCAACCCCACGCCTTCATATCGGGCTCGCTGAGAATCTGCTGCAGAATGATCTGAATGCCCAGCGCCACCAGCTGCCCGGCAATCAGCGTGACATATTGGAAGCTGGAGTAAAAGCCGCGGCGGCCGCGGCTGGCCATTTCCGACAGGTACGTCGCCGACGTTCCGTATTCCCCTCCCAGCGACAAGCCTTGCAGCAGGCGGGCGAGAACAAGGATAACGGGAGCCAGCACGCCGATGGAGTTATAGCCGGGCGTGCAGGCGATGATCAGCGAACCGCCGGCCATCACGCTGATGGACAGCGTCAGCGCGGCACGGCGGCCGTGGCGGTCGGCGTAGCGGCCCAGCAGCAAGCTCCCTATCGGGCGCATCAAAAAGCCGACGGCGAAAATCGCCGCTGTATTCAGCAGCTGGCTGGTCTGGTCCCCCTTGGGGAAAAACTCGGACGAGAAATAAACGGCGAATGCGGCATAAACGTACCAATCGTACCATTCGATCAGGTTTCCGACCGAACCTTTGAAAATGTTGGCCGCGATGCGCCGATGATTTAGCTGCTCTACGGATTGACTCATCGTTGGACCCTCCGGTCTAAAGGAATATGATGTAATGCTGTGAAAAATTGCGGGCGACCGGCCCCGAACCACTCCGGCCGCAATCGCTTACATTTTTTTATGTTATAATGATTGCAAAATGGCGTTCATCATATCCTCCCCTGTTTAAAGAATTATAGCCACGCGGGTACCATCATTTTATTAAACCGCAGCTTGCTTTTTCCACGATATGCTGCCCGGAATTCAAAAACGATCGCCGAGCTGCAGCTATTGCCGTTTGAGATGCAAAAGTTTGGAGGCTTCCCATGGTATGCACATCCTGATTGAGCTTATCAAAAACATTTCCGTCATTGCGTTAGCCGCACTGCTTCTGGGACAAATCGATTTTTTCCGAAGCTTCTTTTACGAGAAAAACAGCTTCGCGCGAATCGCCGTCCTGTCGGCATTATTCGGTTTTATGTCCGTCATCGGCACCGTCGACGGCGTTCCGGTAAACGGCGCATTGGCCAATACCCGGATCGTGGGAGCCGTTGTCGGCGGAGTCGCCGGAGGGCCTGTGGTCGGGGTTATATCCGGTTTGATCGGCGGCATTCACCGATATTCGCTCGGCGGATTTACCGCAGCCGCTTGCGGGGTCTCCACCGTTTTTTGCGGTTTGTTCGGCGGACTGTTCGGGCTAAAGTTCGGCATGTCCAGGATCAATTGGCGGCATATCCTGATGCTGGGCGCAGGGGCGGAAATCATCCAGAAAACGCTGGTTTTAGCGCTGGCGAAGCCGTTCGAGGCTGCGCTCGATCTGGAGTTAAAAATCGCCCTGCCGACTACGGCCGCAACAGTCGTGGGCATTGCGATATTCATGCGAATCTTTATCCAGATCAAAATGATGCAGGACCAGTCCGGCGCCGCAGCCGCCAATCTTGCGCTCGATATCGCCAGCCGTACCCTTCCGCAGCTGCGAACGGGCCTGAATGAAAAATCCGCGGAACACACGGCGGAGACGATATATAAAATGACGGCGGTGGATGCGATCGCCATTACGGATTTCACGAAGGTATTAAGCTACAAAGGCATCGGTGAGCACCTCCCCGAAGGTAAAGCGATCAGCCTTGAGGCGATAAAAACCGTCCTGAAGGAAAAGAGAGTAAAGATCGCCGCGCGCCGCAGCGATGTGAAGGAACTGTCCGCCCCTTCGCCGTTAAAAACGGGGGTAGGCGTTCCGCTGTACCATAAGAACGAGCCGGTCGGCACCTTGCAATTCTACTTTGCGAACAGCTCCAAGCTGACGCAAACCAACCTCAAATTGATCGACGGATTGGCCAAGCTGCTGTCGGTTCAAATCGAGCTGGCCGAGGCCGAAAACCAATACAGAATGCGCCAGCAGGCCGAATTAAAAGCGCTTCAGGCGCAAATCAATCCGCATTTTCTGTTCAACACGCTGAGTACGATCATGTCCTACTGCCGAATAAACCCGGACTTGGCAAGGAGTCTCCTCGGCAGTTTAAGCGATCTGCTGCGGCGCAGCTTAAACAACAAGAGCCATTATCATAGCCTGAAAGAGGAGCTGGACGGAGTCGTCTCTTACCTGGAGATTGAAAAAGTCCGATTCGCGAACCGGCTGCACATATCCATGAATATCGATCCGGCCGTGCTAAACGTACCCGTTCCGATCCTGACCCTGCAGCCTCTGGTCGAAAATGCGGTTCGCCACGGTCTTTTCCCGAAAACGAACGATTGCAGGCTGGTTATCGGCGCCAGCAAAATACGCAATCAAGTGCGCATCGTCGTTGAGGACAACGGCGTCGGCATTCAGGAGCAGCGATTGTCCGATATTCTGAGCGAACGCACGAAAGGAATCGGGCTCTCCAACGTCCACAACCGGCTCCGTTCGATATACGGAAAAGAATACGGGGTCCGGGTCAAAAGCGCGCCGGGCCGCGGCACGACGATAACCGTCGATATCCCCGGCCACGCCCATTTTTTGAAGGAGAGCGATGGAGCATGTTTATAAAAACGATGATCATTGACGACGAACCGGCCGTTTGTTCCGAATTGGAATACATGCTGCAAAAATATATCGACCTGCGGATCGTTGCGGTCCGGCACAATCCGCTCGAGGCCCTGCCGCAAATCATAGAGCTCGAACCCGATTTGCTTTTTCTCGATATCGAAATGCCGGGAATGAACGGTTTGGAGCTGGCCAAAAAGCTGAATCAAATGCCGAACCCTCCGTTCATTATCTTTTCGACGGCTTTTCAGGAATACGCCCTGGAAGCGTTCGACACACCTGCCGTCAGTTATTTGACGAAACCCATTATGGAACAAAAGCTGGACGACGCCATCAAAAAAGTCAAATCGCTTCAGGCAAGATCGAAAATCAGCGAAGGAAAAGGATATGCGGGCGAAGAGAGGATCTGCGTGCGGAAGCAAAACCGGCTTATCCCGATATCCGTCGGGGACATCCGTTATGCGTACGTAGAGGAAAAAGAGCTGTTCGTGGCGACGAAGGACAGTGTCGCCCCCTGCGATCTGTCGCTGCACGAGCTGGAAGCCATCCTGAACAAAACCGGCTATTTCTTTCGTACCCACCGGAATTATATCGTCAACCTGAAGCACATTGTCGAAATCGTACCCTGGTTTCACAGCACTTACCTGCTCACGATGAACGAGGCGGGCCGCACCAAGGTGCCGGTAAGCAGAGGGAAAATAAAAGCGTTCAGAAGCATGATGAACCTGTAGTATCGACCCGATTATCCGGCAATGCAAAGGATCCCGGCTTTGGCCGCCGGGATCCTTGAGAATGCGGTTTATTTCTAATCCGCCTGCTTATCGAGCTTTTTTTTCTGCCGATCGCCGCTTACTCGACCGCGCCGGCCGCTTCGATTTCGAGGCAGGCCATGATGAACGGCGCAAAGCCTTTCGGGTCGTCGGCGCGCGTCGGTTCGCTGATGTAATACTCGAATGAGCCGTCGCGGTACGGGTTGCCGCCGAGTCCGGCGACGCTGCAAATATGGTTCAGGCGGTAAGTGCCGCCCGGCTCTTCTTCGACGCAGCGCTCGAGAAGGCCTTGAAATCCGCGCTGCGCAGCTTTCATTGCGCTGCCGCCGAGGTAGCCTTTATTGGCGCCTTTGGCGAGCGCACACGTGAACATCGACGAGCCGGAAGCTTCCAAATAATTGCCCTCGCGCCCCCCTTGATCGAGCACCTGATACCATAATCCGGACGTTTCGTCCTGCACCTTGATCAGCGCTTCCGCCAGGCGGTGGAAGATGCCGATGATTTGTCCGCGCTGCGGATGTCCGAGCGGAAGGAAGTCCAGCACATCGACGATCGCCATAACGTACCAGCCGATGGCGCGGCTCCAGAAATGCGGCGAGCAGCCGGTTTCCTTGTTCGCCCAGCGCTGCTCCCTGCTTTCGTCCCAGCCGTGGTACAGCAGCCCCGTAGCCGGGTCGCGGGATACTTTTTCCATCAGCAAAATCTCGTTCGCCACATCGTCGAACCAATGCGGATCGTTAAACGTCGCGGCATACTGCGCAAGCAGCGGCGAAGTCATGTATACGCCGTCGAGCCACATTTGGAACGGGTATATTTTCTTGTGCCAAAGTCCGCCCTCGCTCGTGCGCGGATGCCCCTTGAGCTGGGTGACCAGCAGCTCGATCGCCTTGCGATATTTGTCCTCGCCCGTCTTTTCATAGAGCAGGAACAACGTCTTGCCCTGATTGATCATGTCCACGTTGTACTCGTTCAGATTATACGTATCGATGGTGCCGTCCTCGCGGATGAACACATCCATATTTTCCTTAATGTAGTCGTAGTAGCGGTCATCCCCGGTCGTGCGCCACATCCGCTCCATCGCGGTCAATGCGCAGCCGTTTTCATAGTTCCAGCATCTTCTTTTCTGAAAAGGCATATCGGCGACGAGCGGATACTTTTTGATGAAAGAATCGGCCATCGTCTTGGACCATACTTTACTCACTTGCGGTTCCTCCTTCGATTGGTGAAAAAGTAAAATACATGCACCCGCCCGTTTCCGGTGAAATTTCGGCGAATGCGGTTAACCGATAATCCATGAGCTCGCGGCGGCGCTCCGTCCATATTGTACCTTGAGCTCATCTTGTCTTCAACCGCTATTTCCGCCGGCCGAATTTTTTTTGAGAGCTTATCCTCCCCATGGCCCAATGTCGTCGGGTTAAGCGGGACCATGGCGGAACTGCGGTTCGCTAATCGCAAATAAACCGCCTATCCCATCGTAGCCGCAAACGGAGAACATCGCATCATCCGCAGATAACGAGATCGTCCGAAACGCCCACGCAGCGGCAAAACAAGCCGGTGTGCAGCATTTAACCTGGATGTGCAGAATGCAACCCGGAACCCCGGAAACGTCCGGGCTGCGGCTAACCGCCGCCATGCGGCCCGGCGCTGCGCCGCGCCGGGAGCAGGGCTCCATAGCAGCAATGCCGGCTTCTCAAGACCAACGGGCGATGGTATATTTTTCTCCAAATAACAACGTTGTTATTTCGGCCGTCCTGTAGTAAACTCTTCACTATGGACTTTGCTACATAAGGAAACCCGCTTGGGAGGAAACCATGAGCGTTACAATCAAAGACATCGCCCGGCTGGTGGGCGTCAGCTATTCCACTGTCGCCAAGGCGCTGAACGACAGCCCCCTGGTCAAGCCGGCCACCAAGAAAAAAATCGTGCAGGCCGCAGAGCAGCTCGGCTACAAGCCGAATTTCGCCGCCCGGATGCTGGTGACCGGACGCACCGGGATTATCGGAGCGGTCTGGCCGACGGTGGAGCGGACATTTCTGTCGGCCCTGCTGACGGAAATTCAGCGCGAGCTGTTGAACCACCGGTATACGATGCTGCTGTCGATCCACGCCGGGCAGGAGGCGATCCGGTTGTTCGAGCAGCTGCGCCTGGACGGAGTGCTTGAATTTGAAGGCGCCGCTCTCGGCGAGACGCCGCTCTCTACGCCGTCGTCCATGCCGCTGCTCACCATCGGCAAGACGGACCGCCCTTCCGTTTCCTATATCGACATCAACCGCCGCCTGTCGATCCGGCTCGCCGTAGAGCGTCTCGCCGAACGCGGATACAGGAAAATCGCCTATGTCGGCAAAGAGGACCCGGCCGCGCAAAATTCCGAAAAAATGACCGGGTATTTCGAAGGACTGTCGATGTGCGGTTTGCCTG
The window above is part of the Paenibacillus hamazuiensis genome. Proteins encoded here:
- a CDS encoding LytR/AlgR family response regulator transcription factor produces the protein MFIKTMIIDDEPAVCSELEYMLQKYIDLRIVAVRHNPLEALPQIIELEPDLLFLDIEMPGMNGLELAKKLNQMPNPPFIIFSTAFQEYALEAFDTPAVSYLTKPIMEQKLDDAIKKVKSLQARSKISEGKGYAGEERICVRKQNRLIPISVGDIRYAYVEEKELFVATKDSVAPCDLSLHELEAILNKTGYFFRTHRNYIVNLKHIVEIVPWFHSTYLLTMNEAGRTKVPVSRGKIKAFRSMMNL
- a CDS encoding glycoside hydrolase family 88/105 protein, with product MSKVWSKTMADSFIKKYPLVADMPFQKRRCWNYENGCALTAMERMWRTTGDDRYYDYIKENMDVFIREDGTIDTYNLNEYNVDMINQGKTLFLLYEKTGEDKYRKAIELLVTQLKGHPRTSEGGLWHKKIYPFQMWLDGVYMTSPLLAQYAATFNDPHWFDDVANEILLMEKVSRDPATGLLYHGWDESREQRWANKETGCSPHFWSRAIGWYVMAIVDVLDFLPLGHPQRGQIIGIFHRLAEALIKVQDETSGLWYQVLDQGGREGNYLEASGSSMFTCALAKGANKGYLGGSAMKAAQRGFQGLLERCVEEEPGGTYRLNHICSVAGLGGNPYRDGSFEYYISEPTRADDPKGFAPFIMACLEIEAAGAVE
- a CDS encoding MFS transporter, whose translation is MVKMRSAMALSLSTVAMTASFMIWNVFSPIAGPLQELFQLSTIQKSVLIATPVLLGSVMRIPMGIYTDRFGGRKVFALTMLFLVLPMLLAVRADSFGMLLLCAFLTGMAGSTFSISLTYISKWYPPEKQGFILGLAGLGNLGVAASSYLVPVVLGEYGLSTVFYAYSIMIVAMAAVFWLGTTDLPKPAQAKTFKQSLSVVKYKSTWYLSVFYFLTFGGFVTFSVYLPTFLKELFGLAAADAGLKSAGFVVMATLIRPLGGYMADRFGSRRVLMVVFGGIALSAILIACSLNDLILFSAGCLFASVWLGIGNGAVFKMVPEVAIGNTGAVTGFVGAAGGIGGFFPPIVLGFIKDMTGSYTAGFILLMLFALACLWINRSAGRKKPSEQETLRPALIEKITG
- a CDS encoding LytS/YhcK type 5TM receptor domain-containing protein, which gives rise to MHILIELIKNISVIALAALLLGQIDFFRSFFYEKNSFARIAVLSALFGFMSVIGTVDGVPVNGALANTRIVGAVVGGVAGGPVVGVISGLIGGIHRYSLGGFTAAACGVSTVFCGLFGGLFGLKFGMSRINWRHILMLGAGAEIIQKTLVLALAKPFEAALDLELKIALPTTAATVVGIAIFMRIFIQIKMMQDQSGAAAANLALDIASRTLPQLRTGLNEKSAEHTAETIYKMTAVDAIAITDFTKVLSYKGIGEHLPEGKAISLEAIKTVLKEKRVKIAARRSDVKELSAPSPLKTGVGVPLYHKNEPVGTLQFYFANSSKLTQTNLKLIDGLAKLLSVQIELAEAENQYRMRQQAELKALQAQINPHFLFNTLSTIMSYCRINPDLARSLLGSLSDLLRRSLNNKSHYHSLKEELDGVVSYLEIEKVRFANRLHISMNIDPAVLNVPVPILTLQPLVENAVRHGLFPKTNDCRLVIGASKIRNQVRIVVEDNGVGIQEQRLSDILSERTKGIGLSNVHNRLRSIYGKEYGVRVKSAPGRGTTITVDIPGHAHFLKESDGACL
- a CDS encoding LacI family DNA-binding transcriptional regulator, with translation MSVTIKDIARLVGVSYSTVAKALNDSPLVKPATKKKIVQAAEQLGYKPNFAARMLVTGRTGIIGAVWPTVERTFLSALLTEIQRELLNHRYTMLLSIHAGQEAIRLFEQLRLDGVLEFEGAALGETPLSTPSSMPLLTIGKTDRPSVSYIDINRRLSIRLAVERLAERGYRKIAYVGKEDPAAQNSEKMTGYFEGLSMCGLPADPSWVLRTSGNDWEQGYIAAKRLLELADKPQAIVSSGYDLTTGIVRALQASGVRMPEDMALVSYDNMPHLERLEVPVSAVGVPLDVLARTVAETMAGLAQSPETAPVVKSLMPEYVRRKSD
- a CDS encoding MFS transporter; the encoded protein is MSQSVEQLNHRRIAANIFKGSVGNLIEWYDWYVYAAFAVYFSSEFFPKGDQTSQLLNTAAIFAVGFLMRPIGSLLLGRYADRHGRRAALTLSISVMAGGSLIIACTPGYNSIGVLAPVILVLARLLQGLSLGGEYGTSATYLSEMASRGRRGFYSSFQYVTLIAGQLVALGIQIILQQILSEPDMKAWGWRIPFVIGALGALAVLWLRRSMDESEQYAKMNSASRSEAGTMRALMKHPKAVLTVVGLTLGGTVAFYTYTTYLQKFMVNTTGLPKEVVSWINFAALLVFTILQPLVGMLSDRVGRRPLLIGFGVLGTLLTVPLFLILEQAKNPVGAFLLMMIGLVIVSGYTSINAIVKAELFPTKVRALGVGFPYGVTVAIFGGTAEYIALWFKSIGSEQLFYYYVAACIAVSFIVYWRMNESSKHSRIEAELDEDPKSANPNRKK